A region of Liolophura sinensis isolate JHLJ2023 chromosome 8, CUHK_Ljap_v2, whole genome shotgun sequence DNA encodes the following proteins:
- the LOC135472208 gene encoding EF-hand calcium-binding domain-containing protein 1-like translates to MNKKALIVLLLVSMLMVAEMDAWFIRFRRIRIRLRRILGDACKKTCPRACPKILGEACKFGCGKLCGRKKRMVLDPNVHMTPLPANIDFYDRNENKVIEIEEFAVALAQNVNEPGLQEAFNLTDTNRDYVLSEEEFLTAEHLTLAV, encoded by the exons ATGAACAAGAAAGCCTTAATCGTGTTGCTGCTAGTGTCCATGTTGATGGTGGCCGAAATGGACGCTTGGTTTATTAGATTCCGCCGAATCCGTATTCGTCTCCGCCGAATCTTAGGTGATGCCTGCAAAAAAACTTGTCCTCGGGCTTGTCCCAAAATCTTAGGAGAAGCCTGTAAGTTCGGATGTGGAAAACTTTGTGGGAGAAAGAAACGTATG GTCCTGGATCCTAACGTACACATGACACCATTGCCAGCAAACATTGATTTCTACGACCGCAATGAGAACAAGGTTATTGAAATAGAAGAGTTTGCCGTCGCCTTGGCTCAAAATGTCAACGAACCTGGTTTACAGGAAGCCTTCAACTTGACGGATACTAACA GGGATTACGTACTGTCGGAGGAGGAGTTCCTAACAGCCGAGCACTTGACCCTAG CTGTCTGA